A window of Kocuria sp. TGY1127_2 genomic DNA:
TACGTTCATTACTCGGGCGTGAAATGGTCCGACGGGCAGCAATTCGATTCCAACTGGACCAAGGACCCCACCGGGTTCCAAATGGATCAGGTCATCAAGGGTTGGTCCGAGGGTCTCAAGGGGAAGAAGGTCGGTGACCGCGTATTGCTCGAGGTCCCCACGGACAAGGCGTACGGAACGCAGGAACAGCTAGGGTCGGATTCCCAGCAACCGGCGGGACCTCTGGTCTTCGTCGTCGACATTCTGGGCACATCCAAGGCCGACCCGCCACAGAGTTCGCAAGGCGGGACCGGGGCCCAGCAAGGCAACCCCCAACAATAGGAACTACCCACGCGGTGCCCAGAAGCCTGGTCACGCAATTCCAACACCAGCTTGAACTTCCGAGAGGAAAACCATGTCATTTGGACAGCGAAACCTTGATCGTACAAAGCCTGAAGTCGACTTCCCCGAAGGGCCGGTTCCGGAAGAACTGCGCATCACCGACATCATCCAAGGGTCCGGGCGCGCGGTTGAACGCGGCGACCAAGTGCAGTGCCATTACGTCGGCGTGACCTTTGAAGACGGCGAGGAATTCGACGCCTCGTGGAATCGCGGAGAGCCATTGGCATTCCAAGCCGGCGTCGGCCAAGTGATTCAGGGATGGGATGAAGGTTTAATCGGCATGAAGGTCGGTGGCCGTCGTCGGCTCGAAATCCCGTCCGAGCTGGCCTACGGGAAAAGGGGTGCCGGCAGCGTTATCGGCCCGGATCAGGCGCTGGTCTTCGTCGTGGATCTCGTTGACGCACGCTGAAGGACGCGCACGGTGACTGAACCTCTCGATCCCAGGTAGCTCGAATGCCAGCTACGGTCCCTGAACGTCTATTCGCTCTCTACAGCTTTTTGCTCTCGCGTGAACGACCGGTTACCAAGGACCGGATCCGTGAGGGCATAGAAGCGTATCGGCGTGCCGGGTCGGATGCAGCATTCGAGCGCACCTTCGAGCGAGACAAGGCGGCTTTGCGCAGCCTCGGCATGCGCCTGGCGACAACCCAAGACTTCGGCGAGACCGTCTATCAGATTGAGCGCGAGAACCTGTGGCTCACGAATGACGAGTTCACCCCGGCCGAGCGCCTGACCCTGGGTATCGCCGCACGGCTCTGGTCGGATCCTAGTTACGCGCGCGACGTCGAGCGAGCGGTCCGGCGTCTGGGCTACGGCGAAAGCGACGTCGTTGGCTCCGGAGGACTCGAACACCTGACGCCGCGGCTCAGCTCCGGGGGAGAGCAGTTGGAAACCATTCTTGGTGCCTTGGCCCAGGGCGCCGAGATGACGTTCGACTACCGGGCGTCGACGTCACTAGTTTCGGTACCAAGGCGCCTCCGGCCGTGGGGCGTCGGACAACGGTTCGGCCATTGGTACGTCAGCGGGTGGGACGCCGACCGAAAGGCCTTCAGGAATTTTCGACTGTCCCGTATGACAGGTATCTCCACCAAGGACAGCGATCTACCGAGAGCACCCCGTGAGTTTTCGATGAGCAAGGCGCTCGAGAGTGTCTCCGAGGCTCCGGCGCCGTCGGTACAACTGGAGTTCCCTTCCGGAGCTTTGCCCGTGGTTCTGGATTGGTCCGAAGCGGGGACAGGAGTACGTATCCACTCCGAAGCCTTCCCCGCCGGAAACGGTTCGACGCTGATGAGCGCCGAGGCAACGGTTCCGGACGTGCATGAACTGGTCCGGTGCCTCGCCGAGCTGGGGTCTGGCGTCGCTCTCGGTATTCCCCGGGCGCAGGGCCTGGACGCCGAGGGTATCCA
This region includes:
- a CDS encoding FKBP-type peptidyl-prolyl cis-trans isomerase, with product MSFGQRNLDRTKPEVDFPEGPVPEELRITDIIQGSGRAVERGDQVQCHYVGVTFEDGEEFDASWNRGEPLAFQAGVGQVIQGWDEGLIGMKVGGRRRLEIPSELAYGKRGAGSVIGPDQALVFVVDLVDAR